A region of Drosophila mauritiana strain mau12 chromosome 3L, ASM438214v1, whole genome shotgun sequence DNA encodes the following proteins:
- the LOC117139883 gene encoding semaphorin-5A, protein MNMLILKVPKMFSQLWLLLILSLLTLEGPQPSTGSGYTTKSSVELLENDSRYISYQDLMSTAKRFYDPETTWYSEMLFDVARNQVIVGARDTLYRMSFDLEPLERASWGATPSEIAMCQAKGQSERWCRNYVRVLHSYGENQLYACGTNAFQPSCSWRQMENLTVTGVDSGVVKCPFHPQANSTSLLQSNGQLFVGTATDFSGSDVAILRTGVESNKRFLRTKQYNNNWLSGAQFVGSFEAGNFVYFLLRESAAEHMSCGKVIYSRIARVCKNDVGGGGQLLRDNWTSFLKARLNCSLPGEYPYYFDEIQGMTYAESESVLYATFRTSGSSIFGSAVCAYNLSSINAAFDGPFKQQEHADAAWKTVNTNQRSQFQCGTSSIGSSIGHWLESSRYQLMDEAVQPIGAEPLYHSKLEQFGRLALDIINTKTEQVHVLFVASSENHIKKLSVKYGGDGVQTCLVELWQADDTGTSSLLNMAYLKVSDSLYLGTDLALTRIPAQHCSRHVSQSSCLNSMDPYCGWNELVERCMPQPQDSSVLQHWHQAPQITCPVLNAPIDGGWSTWSPWAVCQQHEQPDSNCQCRQRSCNNPQPQHGGATCEGISTQVTNCTQHGGWTEWSAWSPCSQTCGIAVKIRRRTCGNPRPAFGGRTCVGSEQSEMYCRHLPPCPVAKPQSVDGGWGPWGEWSECSAQCGGGFRMRRRECNDPAPLNGGMECPGCRLDYEECNMQSCQEVRKLSAWTPWLTVTGSGNSSEPHTERRFRFVCRATSPDPSSVRVGLPKEESRNCHADGSCQRQVDHDSADSDAADWSPCSVSCGGGVQQRHRGRGSQSRVCNIHACPAEEQLSSNSLDNEVEHGEWGCWSEWSACSVTCGLGLRRRTRRCLAGHDRLCQGRALEEQKCEMVPCEDFLGWSAWSEWSSCSSDGIRLRHRRCLVEQPGSMECRGAEFEKTACVPNECEETQTASTATLPIVIFVGLLFTVACCLATYRFTKKRFMISAEEALNKTTTTTASFDTYPNQYSSLPTKDYYDQRPKRQSSFRMPAKTSNLGNGNGTLNRNNMHQNNTPKVLAKNYIDCESGTMKRQSALNNCRSNIDDEKF, encoded by the exons GGACACCCTGTACCGCATGTCTTTCGACCTGGAGCCGCTGGAGCGGGCCAGCTGGGGTGCCACGCCGTCGGAGATCGCCATGTGCCAGGCAAAAGGCCAGTCGGAGCGATGGTGTCGCAACTATGTGCGCGTGCTCCACAGCTACGGTGAGAACCAGCTGTACGCGTGTGGGACGAACGCCTTCCAGCCGAGCTGTTCGTGGCGCCAG ATGGAGAACCTCACCGTCACCGGCGTGGACAGCGGCGTGGTCAAGTGTCCATTTCATCCGCAGGCGAACAGCACCAGTCTGCTGCAGTCCAATGGACAACTCTTTGTGGGCACCGCCACCGATTTCTCGGGCAGCGATGTGGCCATCCTGCGAACAGGAGTGGAGTCCAATAAG CGTTTCCTCCGCACCAAGCAATATAATAACAACTGGCTGAGTGGAGCCCAATTCGTGGGAAGCTTCGAGGCTGGCAACTTTGTATATTTTCTGCTACGCGAATCGGCAGCCGAGCACATGAGTTGTGGCAAG GTGATATACTCCAGAATTGCTAGGGTGTGCAAGAATGATGTGGGCGGTGGTGGTCAGTTGCTAAGGGACAATTGGACATCGTTCCTGAAGGCTCGTCTCAATTGCTCCTTGCCTGGCGAATATCCTTACTATTTCGATGAGATCCAAGGCATGACGTAcgccgaatccgaatccgtaCTCTATGCCACCTTCAGAACGTCGGG ATCCAGCATATTTGGCTCCGCTGTTTGCGCCTACAACCTGAGCTCCATTAACGCGGCCTTCGATGGACCCTTCAAGCAGCAGGAGCACGCGGATGCGGCCTGGAAAACGGTCAACACGAATCAGCGAAGTCAGTTCCAGTGCGGAACGAGTAGCATTGGCAGCAGTATTGGCCACTGGCTGGAGAGCTCACGCTACCAACTGATGGATGAGGCAGTGCAGCCAATTGGGGCAGAGCCATTGTATCACTCCAAACTGGAACAGTTCGGCCGCCTGGCGTTGGACATCATAAACACAAAGACGGAACAGGTGCACGTGCTCTTCGTGGCCAGCAGTGAGAATCACATCAAGAAATTGTCCGTTAAGTACGGTGGCGATGGAGTTCAGACATGTCTGGTGGAACTTTGGCAGGCGGACGATACTGGCACTAGTAGCCTACTAAATATGGCCTATCTGAAAGTCAGCGATTCCCTCTATCTGGGCACCGATTTGGCCCTCACCCGTATTCCCGCCCAGCACTGCAGTCGCCATGTGTCGCAGTCAAGTTGCCTGAATTCCATGGATCCCTACTGCGGCTGGAACGAACTGGTCGAGCGCTGCATGCCCCAGCCACAGGACTCATCTGTACTGCAGCACTGGCATCAGGCGCCACAGATCACCTGTCCTGTGCTGAATGCCCCCATCGATGGCGGTTGGTCCACCTGGAGTCCCTGGGCCGTTTGCCAGCAGCACGAGCAGCCGGATAGCAATTGCCAGTGCCGACAGCGCAGTTGCAACAATCCTCAGCCACAACATGGAGGCGCCACCTGCGAGGGCATCAG CACCCAAGTGACAAACTGCACGCAGCACGGAGGATGGACGGAGTGGTCAGCATGGTCGCCCTGCTCCCAGACCTGCGGCATTGCCGTGAAGATCCGACGACGCACCTGTGGAAATCCGCGTCCGGCATTCGGCGGTCGCACCTGTGTGGGATCGGAGCAGTCGGAGATGTACTGCCGCCACTTGCCACCGTGCCCGGTGGCCAAGCCGCAGTCCGTGGATGGCGGATGGGGACCGTGGGGCGAGTGGAGCGAGTGCAGTGCCCAGTGCGGCGGTGGCTTCCGGATGCGTCGACGTGAGTGCAACGATCCGGCTCCACTCAATGGCGGAATGGAGTGCCCGGGCTGTCGACTGGACTACGAGGAGTGCAACATGCAGAGCTGTCAGGAGGTGCGCAAACTCAGTGCCTGGACACCGTGGCTAACGGTGACCGGAAGCGGAAACTCAAGTGAACCGCACACGGAGAGGCGATTCAGGTTCGTCTGTCGTGCCACCAGTCCGGATCCGAGTTCCGTCCGAGTTGGCCTGCCAAAGGAGGAGTCGCGCAATTGTCATGCTGATGGCAGCTGCCAGCGGCAGGTCGATCACGACTCCGCGGACTCCGATGCAGCGGACTGGTCACCATGCAGCGTCAGTTGCGGTGGTGGTGTCCAGCAACGTCACCGCGGTCGTGGCAGCCAGAGTCGGGTATGCAACATACACGCCTGTCCGGCGGAAGAACAGCTGAGTAGTAATAGCCTGGACAACGAGGTGGAACACGGCGAGTGGGGCTGCTGGTCTGAGTGGTCTGCTTGCTCGGTGACCTGCGGATTGGGACTGCGAAGGAGGACGCGTCGTTGCCTGGCGGGTCACGACAGGCTTTGTCAGGGTCGTGCCCTCGAAGAACAGAAGTGTGAAATGGTGCCATGCGAAG attTCCTGGGTTGGAGCGCCTGGAGCGAGTGGTCGAGCTGCTCCAGCGATGGCATCCGACTGAGACATCGCCGCTGCCTGGTGGAGCAGCCCGGCTCGATGGAGTGCCGTGGTGCGGAGTTCGAGAAGACCGCCTGTGTGCCCAATGAATGCGAGG AAACCCAAACTGCCTCGACTGCCACGCTGCCCATCGTGATCTTCGTTGGCCTGCTGTTCACTGTGGCCTGTTGCCTGGCCACCTACAGATTCACCAAGAAACGCTTCATGATAAGTGCTGAGGAGGCACTAAACAAAACCACGACGACAACAGCCAGTTTCGACACCTATCCCAATCAGTACTCCAGTCTGCCCACCAAGGAT TACTACGATCAGCGACCCAAACGGCAGTCCAGCTTCCGGATGCCGGCCAAGACCAGTAATTTGGGCAACGGCAATGGCACCCTCAACCGGAACAACATGCACCAAAATAATACGCCCAAAGTTCTGGCCAAAAACTATATCGACTGCGAATCGGGAACGATGAAACGACAGTCGGCGCTGAACAATTGCCGCAGTAATATCGACGACGAGAAGTTCTAA